AATATGTTTCTGAAGTCATTTCTCTGATGGGTCCATACAAAATAGAATACCGAACCGGGTTTATATTCCCAGCGGGCAACAAAGTTGGAACGAAATTCCAGCATGGTGAAATCAGGATTCGGAAAGGAATAGGAAGTGCTTCCGTGGGTAAGGGTATAGGTTCCGTCTGTCATTATGGTTTCATTATCACGGTAAAGATAAAACCGCTGATTGAAGGAATCATTCAGAGGATCAGTGACTTCGCGGAAAGCAACGAATCGGCCCGTCGATATGAAAGGACTTCCGTAGTATTGAAGCGAAAAATCGGGAGTAAAATAAAAACCTGTTCGGATGGTTATGCCCAGGGTTTTTTGTTTTAGTGCTCCCAGCAGGGCAATGGGGTGCTGTTCTGATCCAAACGATGTAACATACTGGATGGCATTCTGATTTTCCTCATAGTTTATCTGAGATGAAATGCTGAACTGAGGTGAGAAGCGGATTCTGAGCCCGGGAGCAAAACGTTGCCGGGATGAAAATCCGTCGGTATACCATGCTCCATTGTATTGAAGATTGAATGCCAGGTTCCTGCTGTCATCAGTTTGTGCCGTAGCAAAAACCAGATAATAGGGGTCGGTTTTCAAGGCATATCCGCCCCTCAGCAAACGATTATCAATGGCGGAGAAAAAGCGGTTCAGGTGCAACTGGGCTGTCCATTTGTTGTTGAATACAAACTGGGTCTCTATTTCTGATCTCCCCCGGACAGGGACTCCGGCAAAGTCCCATGCGCAATCGAGCGACAGCGTGACGCTGTAACTTCGGAGAATCTTGCCCGGTTTGGTTTCCCTGTATCCTGCCATGCTTTGGCTACCAATTACATCAGCTTCTCTCATGTAGCCGATATCGTTCAGGTCGAGACCCGGTGAGCGCCAATATATTCTTTGGCCGGCAATTAGTTTGCTGTTCCCTTCTTTTCCGATTCCGATCATGCCGCCGGTACCGCTCAGCACAGAAAGGGATGAATCGAGAGCAAGATGGTTGGCATCAGGACGCTGAAAATACCTTGCCGACGACCTTTGCAGACGCAGCATGGCTTCCTGGCTTCCGCTGATGTAGCTTGCAACAAAATTGGCTGTTACAAAATATTCTCTTTCTTTCCAGTAGTGAATGAAATCAAGGCCTCCCGTGTATGCCTGCTTCGGGAGAAAATCAAGATGCTGCTGCGAGAAAAAACGATTTACCGAGGTCAGAATGCCGCCTATCGAGGTGTTTCCCTTTTGAAAATCTTTTTGAATGCGTCCTACAAAATAGTTGGTCGGAGGGGATGCCATCCTGTATGAGTATTGACCGCCGCTAAAAATGCTGGAGTATTCAGGCGAGGTGAAGCTCTGAAGGATACCGAGCGACAGTCCGTTTGCTGTTTTCCCACTGATTTTCAATGCATCCAGTATTGAGGTATTTCCTGGGGTTTCGGTAAATATTCCCGAATCAGACGGTGCCGCATAGGGAGGGGCACTTCCGATCCGTCGCGAATAGAATACCAGATCCTCATCCGATCCGGTTTCAAAGGAAAGAATGTTTTTTCCTTCCAGGAAAAAAGGACGTTTTTCTTCGTAAAAAGTTTCAAATGCCGTCAGATTCATGACGGAAGGGTCGGCTTCCACCTGCCCGAAATCAGGATTAAAAGTGTAATCGAAGGTAAAGTTGCTTCCGATTCCGATTTTCCCGTCGGCCCCAAATGTACCTGACCATGAAGAGCCTGTAAACGGATTGCCTTCTGCCGGCTTATTGGTTCGCAGGGATCCAAGCGCATAGGGCATGA
This region of Bacteroidales bacterium genomic DNA includes:
- a CDS encoding carbohydrate binding family 9 domain-containing protein, coding for MILPRLIISLLLAETIVFTPHVRSQDTTGYHKRIYVTKRLQSAPPRIDGKYNDACWDEVPWSQWYVQHMPVEGGTPSEKTRLKVLYDNRNMYVLIRAYEQDPSKIRRFICQRDALFEGGDIVGINFDSYNDHKTGFEFDVTAGGTQVDLLLNNVNYMNPDFNWNAVWYSGVSVDDSGWCAEMRIPLSQLRYSSDSVQVWGMHAWRWISRNMEEDQWSLIPRNTNAFIHNFGQLQGIRNLPRNRRVEIMPYALGSLRTNKPAEGNPFTGSSWSGTFGADGKIGIGSNFTFDYTFNPDFGQVEADPSVMNLTAFETFYEEKRPFFLEGKNILSFETGSDEDLVFYSRRIGSAPPYAAPSDSGIFTETPGNTSILDALKISGKTANGLSLGILQSFTSPEYSSIFSGGQYSYRMASPPTNYFVGRIQKDFQKGNTSIGGILTSVNRFFSQQHLDFLPKQAYTGGLDFIHYWKEREYFVTANFVASYISGSQEAMLRLQRSSARYFQRPDANHLALDSSLSVLSGTGGMIGIGKEGNSKLIAGQRIYWRSPGLDLNDIGYMREADVIGSQSMAGYRETKPGKILRSYSVTLSLDCAWDFAGVPVRGRSEIETQFVFNNKWTAQLHLNRFFSAIDNRLLRGGYALKTDPYYLVFATAQTDDSRNLAFNLQYNGAWYTDGFSSRQRFAPGLRIRFSPQFSISSQINYEENQNAIQYVTSFGSEQHPIALLGALKQKTLGITIRTGFYFTPDFSLQYYGSPFISTGRFVAFREVTDPLNDSFNQRFYLYRDNETIMTDGTYTLTHGSTSYSFPNPDFTMLEFRSNFVARWEYKPGSVFYFVWTHQRNDFRNI